In Methanosarcina siciliae T4/M, one genomic interval encodes:
- a CDS encoding DUF6541 family protein produces the protein MVRKLDFATFWKDGDTLSVLNNKILNLIISISLLLLVYSLFVLREIQPEGYAVNIYEQLPLHFFLILLFCYLSSCSVLLTSRKIEAVFPLMLVHIIVLIVPYMLGYASVGRGDEFSYPFLTNTEVFVSSGPSAFSNLSPTGPLLVSALSQISGLKEQALSYFLPIFFSIIFITGMFLFYRGFMSREKLVMITFLSSVIPYFGHFQFSTVPYYLSFCLIPIYLLLLWNLISDKNRKASIVCLLFMMPLLALAHPFIFTYLACFALLLTFAGKAIKSGFLKKIFNFKNLVQASLSSSSGKIVPLFIFLSFASVGFLFCAKYASVFFGIFLPALTLRIETMVDAGFSTTPSMEPGIFKFIHLFNLYYGKYYIPLIFILINTVIVWQNRKRFCRHFVRRYPRFLFLYIVSFFLELGFLLNPFIPYSPDRFVNLSFIIFAQIPLLGYSLYIVLLRKGYVPGLVATILALGLLWTLGFFSCFSSPYAGGISEAVAQNEVEGMNWLIESKAEYPYVLYFGEKTDATFSGNFTGSPGQYDVFPGVYTTSGFAPVNRPEDVMSLNNSSTTGPLYLVVTTFSEALNQEKSLSEMGFSAGNSSEVQDNKSLCKIYDSLDIKIYEHSF, from the coding sequence ATGGTAAGGAAATTGGATTTTGCAACTTTCTGGAAGGATGGGGACACATTGTCTGTACTTAATAATAAAATCTTAAATCTGATAATATCGATTTCTCTGTTATTACTTGTTTACAGCCTCTTTGTTCTCAGAGAAATCCAGCCTGAAGGATATGCCGTTAATATCTATGAGCAGCTTCCTTTACATTTTTTCCTGATTCTGCTCTTTTGCTACCTCTCTTCTTGCTCTGTTCTTCTGACATCTCGAAAGATCGAGGCAGTCTTCCCCTTGATGCTTGTCCATATTATCGTGTTAATTGTCCCCTATATGCTTGGTTATGCTTCAGTAGGAAGAGGAGATGAATTCTCATATCCATTCCTGACAAATACGGAGGTTTTCGTTTCTTCAGGGCCTTCTGCCTTTTCAAATCTCTCACCTACCGGTCCTCTACTGGTTTCAGCTCTGTCTCAGATATCGGGACTGAAGGAACAGGCATTATCTTACTTTTTGCCTATTTTCTTTTCGATTATATTCATTACAGGTATGTTTCTCTTTTATCGGGGCTTTATGAGTCGGGAAAAACTGGTCATGATAACTTTTCTCTCCTCGGTTATTCCATATTTCGGGCATTTCCAGTTCTCAACGGTTCCCTATTACCTCAGTTTCTGCCTTATTCCTATTTATCTCCTCTTGCTATGGAATTTAATCTCCGATAAAAATCGGAAGGCTTCGATTGTTTGTTTGCTCTTTATGATGCCTTTGCTTGCGTTGGCTCATCCTTTTATCTTTACGTACCTGGCTTGTTTTGCTCTGCTGCTTACTTTTGCAGGTAAAGCCATTAAATCCGGGTTTCTTAAAAAAATCTTCAATTTTAAGAATCTTGTTCAGGCTTCCCTTTCCAGTTCTTCGGGAAAAATAGTCCCTCTATTTATTTTCCTGTCATTTGCTTCGGTGGGCTTCTTATTCTGCGCAAAGTACGCTTCGGTGTTTTTTGGTATTTTTCTCCCGGCTCTTACCCTGCGTATTGAGACTATGGTAGACGCAGGTTTTTCTACAACTCCAAGCATGGAACCTGGGATTTTCAAGTTCATACATCTTTTCAATCTCTATTACGGCAAGTACTACATCCCGTTAATTTTCATTCTGATCAATACAGTAATCGTATGGCAGAACCGCAAACGTTTTTGTCGGCATTTTGTCCGCAGGTACCCACGCTTTTTATTCCTTTATATAGTCTCGTTCTTCCTGGAGCTGGGCTTTCTCTTAAACCCCTTTATCCCTTACTCTCCTGACCGATTTGTAAACTTGAGTTTCATAATCTTTGCTCAGATCCCGCTTCTGGGGTACTCTCTTTATATTGTTCTTCTCAGGAAGGGGTATGTCCCCGGACTTGTAGCTACAATCCTAGCTCTGGGGCTTCTCTGGACTTTAGGGTTTTTCAGCTGCTTCAGCTCCCCATATGCAGGCGGTATCTCGGAAGCTGTCGCACAGAATGAAGTGGAAGGAATGAACTGGTTGATCGAATCAAAAGCTGAATATCCATACGTCCTGTATTTCGGAGAAAAAACAGATGCCACCTTTTCAGGAAATTTTACCGGTAGTCCGGGCCAATATGATGTATTTCCTGGGGTTTACACTACTTCCGGGTTCGCCCCTGTAAACCGTCCTGAGGATGTAATGTCTTTGAATAATTCCTCAACGACCGGACCTTTATATCTTGTCGTAACAACTTTTTCCGAGGCTTTGAACCAGGAAAAATCATTGTCTGAGATGGGTTTCTCAGCCGGGAACAGCTCCGAAGTTCAGGACAATAAGTCTTTGTGCAAGATTTACGATTCGCTTGACATAAAAATTTACGAGCACAGTTTTTGA